The Acidobacteriota bacterium DNA window AGGCGGCGTAATCCGAGTGAAAAGCTTCGCCGCGCTGGCCTGCGGTGGAGCTGACAATGACGATATTGCCGCGCCGTTGTTGAGCAAAGAGGCGCGTGGCAGCTTGGCAAAGGTAATACACGCCGTTGACATTGATGCGCATGGTTTTATCCCATTGTGCGTGACTCAGATCGGCGATGGCATGTTCTGTGGGCGGCCAGATACCGTGGTTGGCGACCAGCACATCCAACCGGCCAAACCGGGCGAGTGCCTGATTAATCAACGCTTCTGCTTCACTGGCCTGCGAAACGTCCGCTTGTACCAGCAAAGCTTCCGCACCTGCGCGTTGAACTTGTTCCGCCACAGATTGCGCAGCCGCCTGCTTGGCGTGATAGTTGATGACCACAGCGGCGGCCCCAGCTTCAGCAAACCGCACTGCTGCTGCAGCCCCGATGCCGCGTGAAGCCCCGCTGATTATCACTACTTGATTGGCGCAAGAAAGCATTCCGCTTGTCCTCCAGGAAAAATGAACCGCTCGCCACGCTTGGTCGTAAAAGGGCGCGGGCTGGCGCAAAGCAGCGCCACACCCAATCCCGAGTTCAAATCGAAGCAAGCATTGGAAGTGTTATACTGTGCGCACTTTGCAAGCCGCAATGGAACCTACAAACTTGAGATTGCTGGAGGAGCCAAAATGTTTTGCCCAAATTGTGGTCTGGAAAATGCGAAGGGTCAGAAATTCTGCCGTCGCTGTGGCGCCAATTTAGTGGCCTTCGATCTGGCGCAGAATTTTATCCAGGAAGTGGCGACAGGTCAGGCTACCAAGCAGGTAGAACCCAATAACATTCTGAAGATCACCGCGCTCATCAGCATTCTCGGCTTTCTCTTCACCACCATCGGGGCACTCCTTCTCAGCGTGATGCAATATGAATATCATGCTGGAGGCCCGCCACTGGGTTTGTTCATGGCGCTGTTTGGCTACGGATCAATTGTGCTGATTTGTCGGCGCTTGCTGAAATTGCTGGAAGCGAACCGAAATGAAGTAAAACCCTATGTTGTGCAAGCCGCCATACAAGCGCCTGTGGCTCAACCTTACACGCCCCCAAACCTGCCCAGTCAAACCAATCGTAACCTTGGGGCGGCACCGATTTATCACAGCATTACCGAGCAAGAGACACAGCAATTCGAGGCCGAACGGCGTGCTAATTCCTGATTATGGCAAGGCGGTTTTCTTGAGCGAAGCCTTGAGGTTGATCTGTTGCCCGGCTTTAAGGCGAATTTTGCGACTCCACTCTTCATGTCCATCGGCCAACACACTGACTTTATGTTCACCTGGCGCAAGCCTGACGGTTTGCGGTGTAAACCCTGAAAACTGCCCATCCAAATAAACCTTGGCGCGCGTGTCACTTTTCAAGCTCAGCCCCCCGGTATTGCGATTGATTGCAGCCTCTGACTGGGCATTCCGCAACTCAGCGCCAAATGAGGTATTTTCGCCAAACCCCTGCCGAAGTTTGGCGAAGAGCTTGAAGAAAAGCTCCGTGATCGTTCCGCTTTCAGTATTGCTGTTTGGTTTAGTTTTGGATTCTTCGACCTTGTTTTCAGCAATGCCTTTAGGTTTAGCCTTAGCTTCTTCAACCTTATGAGGGCTTGGTTCAAAACTAGGACGCCCTGCTTTGCCGGGTTTAAGTGCTTCACGTTCGACCCCCGTCTTGGTCGCTGAAATCCCACGCATAACTCCGCTCCAATTGATACCCCGCGCCACAACGATGATCAAAAACAGAAGAAACGCACTAAGCATCAGCCGCATTACGCGCCGAACTCCTTGCAGCACTTTGTTACCTGGGTTGGCAGGCTGCGCTTCGACTTCATTCAAGTTTTTTGCCATTGCCGCCCCTGTGCGCAATTCCGCGCGGCAATGCGTGCAATAAGAATGACCATGGCCATTTTCAATTTGACATCTTGGACACTGCATACACTACACCTCTGAACCGTAACAGCCTGGGGCGGGCTGAGCTGATCAATAATGCGTCCTCAAATAACCGGGTAAACGTAACAGCCAGGTGTTTCACCGTATTCAAAAAATGATTCGGTAGACACCTAGGCGACTCGCGAGAAATCGCGGCAACTCGATTTCTCGCATTTTGCGGCACTGGGAGAGAATACGTATGCGGCACGTGGGATGAATACTGACGGCTAGGTGGGATGCCGATAAGGCCGTCTCTGCGGCGCGTATAATCGCATACGTTGCGATTGCCGCAAAGCAAGAAATCACGGCCAACCTTGCAACTTCACAAAACTGGCCAAATCGGTTACATGCTAACTTTTGCTCACTTCCCCACGCTGTCCATAATCATTGTTTACTTGAGGATAATTTTACTTATGCGTAAGAAGTTTGAATCACACTTGAATCGGCTCGCGAAAGTTACAGAATCAATTTCTGTACTGTATTTGCTCGCAACTGCATTATTGTTAATCGTACTAGGGAGTGTCGCCTGCTCTAACTCTTCAACAACTTCATCCCCTCCTACAACAAGCCCAGCTACCACGTCCAAGGCAACCAGTTCCTCTGTTATTTTGCCTGCCGACGTCACAGAGAAAACACAAAATCCGTTGCCTGATAAAGCCGCTGCCGCCGCAGGAATGCCTCTATATCAGGCTAACTGTGCTCTTTGCCATGGTGATACAGGGGCGGGCGATGGCCCTGCGAGTGCGTCTTTTGACCCTAAACCGACCCATTTGGCGAAAGACGATGTGATAAACGATCCTGATGGGGAACTGTTTTTGGTATTGAAAAAGGGCAAAGGCAAAATGCCCGCAATGAAAAAGATGACCGATGAGCAGATGTGGCAAGTTGTTGCTTATGTCCGAACGTTGGCCAAACAATAATGCCGTAGCTCTGTCACTAGCAATGGTGGCAACAGACTTAAGGGCCTTCGAAAAACCTTCGATATTGTCAGCTATCAAATTTGGGGTCCAACTTCCTTCACCATGTATGGCTGTGTAAACAGGGCAATCTTCAACGCTGACGTCTACAAAGATTGGATCACCACAGAGAGCTTTGCACCCAATGACAATCCAATTCCGTTGCCAACTCCCGGCTGCATCATTGACCACTGAATTACCGCCTGGGCCAATCGGGTAGCCCACCTGGGCCTCTTTCAGTTCTTCTGGCTGGTAAATGTGTATCCCCGTATAGCCAAAACTGACCGACCTATATGTAAGCCACACCAGAATGTCGGGTAACTTTCTGCGATTGACCCGTAATGGCCGAATCCGCAAAATTTCAAACCCGACATCTTGGTGTGGCGCTTCTATAGCTGAGGTAACCCTTAATGCCAGTTCACATTTCATGGTTCAATGGATTATCTCAAGATGAAATTGTTTTCGTCCTACTTCAACTTGCTTACAACGGGTGTTTCCTTCATCAGCTTATAAATCGGATACGTCTTCCCCTTCTCCAAATACGCATCCAGAAAATTCCAATT harbors:
- a CDS encoding SDR family oxidoreductase, which gives rise to MLSCANQVVIISGASRGIGAAAAVRFAEAGAAAVVINYHAKQAAAQSVAEQVQRAGAEALLVQADVSQASEAEALINQALARFGRLDVLVANHGIWPPTEHAIADLSHAQWDKTMRINVNGVYYLCQAATRLFAQQRRGNIVIVSSTAGQRGEAFHSDYAASKGAVISLTKSLAVELGPLNVRVNCVAPGWVDTEMAASALQTDSAQLQKILEAIPLRRVATAEDIANSILFLASDLARHVTGEILNVNGGSVLCG
- a CDS encoding zinc-ribbon domain-containing protein, which produces MNRSPRLVVKGRGLAQSSATPNPEFKSKQALEVLYCAHFASRNGTYKLEIAGGAKMFCPNCGLENAKGQKFCRRCGANLVAFDLAQNFIQEVATGQATKQVEPNNILKITALISILGFLFTTIGALLLSVMQYEYHAGGPPLGLFMALFGYGSIVLICRRLLKLLEANRNEVKPYVVQAAIQAPVAQPYTPPNLPSQTNRNLGAAPIYHSITEQETQQFEAERRANS
- a CDS encoding PEGA domain-containing protein — protein: MAKNLNEVEAQPANPGNKVLQGVRRVMRLMLSAFLLFLIIVVARGINWSGVMRGISATKTGVEREALKPGKAGRPSFEPSPHKVEEAKAKPKGIAENKVEESKTKPNSNTESGTITELFFKLFAKLRQGFGENTSFGAELRNAQSEAAINRNTGGLSLKSDTRAKVYLDGQFSGFTPQTVRLAPGEHKVSVLADGHEEWSRKIRLKAGQQINLKASLKKTALP
- a CDS encoding cytochrome c; translated protein: MRKKFESHLNRLAKVTESISVLYLLATALLLIVLGSVACSNSSTTSSPPTTSPATTSKATSSSVILPADVTEKTQNPLPDKAAAAAGMPLYQANCALCHGDTGAGDGPASASFDPKPTHLAKDDVINDPDGELFLVLKKGKGKMPAMKKMTDEQMWQVVAYVRTLAKQ